Proteins found in one Asterias amurensis chromosome 13, ASM3211899v1 genomic segment:
- the LOC139945768 gene encoding protein O-linked-mannose beta-1,2-N-acetylglucosaminyltransferase 1-like — MDSWRPNPKAQPFIPRRNHGFSTRGYFYRTATKKMASRLFQVILVGVLMATVIVNILFIADTGRRLREVHSEGVVPEGETETDVVANGNSFEKGPRELEIEVLSSDKKAAISVGGTQVLEEEEKDVGRGIHILVLNQATGSVMARRVFDTYISKEDEAMVLFLNMVSDGRILIFTIKDEGTFQLKDSARSFLKILGSNDAHQMGWRDTWAFVTQKQKKHGHPFAEMYNKAADLTQWASPVILKTTIPLISLKETECNWPDTEANQRRRSFCNQVEGYGSLCSCDDPAPIEMKPEKLLNNTVWNLPVVVIASNRPNYLYRMLRSLLSAHGVNPKMINVFIDGYFEEPLEVIRLFDLKGIQHTPIGVKAGRISQHYKASLTATFSMYPNAKYAIIFEEDLDVSEDVFSYFSQTSHLLEADDSLYCISAWNDQGYDHTCNDPGLLYRVETMPGLGWLLKRKLYKEELEPNWPTPEKVWDWDMWMRSPSVRKGRECIIPDISRTFHFGSSGLNMNSYFQDIYFKKHPYNTVPHVKLKGVDTMTKDAYEEKMHRLISRATVLDHTVGACEDRFIPDTKGKSYVMYIQMYNENDYDTWLALAKCFRIWDLDARNYHKASWRLFMKENALFIVGFPASPYAKYKPADVKPIYLKKEAKTKLR; from the exons ATGGATAGCTGGCGACCCAACCCCAAGGCCCAGCCGTTCATTCCCAGAAGAAATCATGGCTTCAGCACCAGGGGGTATTTCTATAGAACAGCTACAAAGAAAATGGCATCAAGGCTCTTCCAG GTCATCCTGGTTGGGGTTCTAATGGCAACTGTCATCGTTAATATCCTGTTCATTGCAGACACGGGGAGGAGGTTGAGAGAAGTACATTCAGaag GAGTGGTTCCAGAGGGTGAAACGGAGACAGATGTGGTTGCCAATGGCAACTCTTTTGAGAAAGGCCCTCGAGAGCTCGAGATTGAAGTTCTGTCGAGTGACAAGAAGGCGGCCATCTCTGTCGGAGGGACTCAG gttcttgaagaagaagagaaagATGTTGGGCGGGGCATCCATATCTTAGTTCTAAACCAAGCAACAGGGAGTGTCATGGCTAGGCGTGTCTTTGATACGTACATCTCCAAAGAAGATGAGGCGATGGTGTTGTTTCTCAATATGGTGTCTGATGGACGTATACTCATCTTTACAATCAAG GATGAGGGCACGTTCCAGTTGAAGGACTCTGCCCGATCTTTCTTGAAGATCCTTGGGAGCAACGACGCTCATCAGATGGGCTGGAGAGATACGTGGGCATTCGTCACACAGAAGCAAAAGAAACATG GCCACCCTTTTGCCGAGATGTACAATAAAGCAGCGGACTTAACCCAGTGGGCCTCCCCAGTTATTCTGAAGACAACCATTCCTCTCATTTCGCTCAAAG AAACTGAATGTAATTGGCCAGACACCGAAGCCAATCAGAGGAGACGTTCATTCTGTAATCAGGTGGAGGGGTACGGCAGCCTCTGCAGTTGTGACGACCCAGCTCCCATCGAAATGAAACCAGAAAAG CTGTTAAACAACACAGTGTGGAATTTACCGGTAGTGGTCATAGCCAGCAATAGACCCAACTACTTGTACCGAATGCTCAGGTCTTTGCTTTCTGCTCATGGAG TGAATCCTAAAATGATCAACGTCTTCATCGATGGCTACTTTGAAGAACCTCTAGAGGTCATCCGTCTGTTTGACCTCAAGGGAATTCAACACACACCAATAGGGGTCAAAGCAGGTCGTATCAGCCAGCATTACAAAGCCAGCCTTACTGCTACCTTCTCTATGTACCCG AATGCCAAGTATGCAATAATTTTTGAAGAGGATTTAGACGTTTCAGAAGATGTATTTAG TTATTTTAGCCAAACAAGTCACCTGCTTGAAGCAGACGATAGTCTATATTGCATATCGGCATGGAATGATCAG GGGTATGATCATACATGTAATGATCCAGGATTATTATATCGAGTGGAGACCATGCCAGGTCTAGGGTGGCTTCTCAAAAGGAAACTCTACAAGGAAGAGCTGGAACCAAACTGGCCCACACCAGAAAAG GTTTGGGATTGGGACATGTGGATGCGATCGCCGTCGGTCCGTAAGGGAAGAGAATGTATCATCCCTGACATTTCAAGAACGTTTCATTTCGGCTCCAGTGGCCTCAACATGAACAGCTATTTCCAG GATATATACTTTAAGAAGCATCCATACAACACAGTACCACACGTAAAGCTAAAAGGTGTCGATACGATGACCAAAGATGCATACGAAGAGAAGATGCATAGATTAATCAGCAGAGCGACTGTGCTGGATCACACAGTGGGTGCCTGCGAGGACCGGTTTATACCGGATACCAAGGGCAAATCCTACGTCATGTATATTCAGATGTACAATGAAAACGACTATGATACGTGGTTGGCTCTAGCTaag TGCTTCCGGATCTGGGATCTTGATGCAAGAAATTACCACAAAGCGTCTTGGCGGTTATTCATGAAGGAAAATGCTTTATTTATTGTTGGTTTCCCTGCATCTCCCTATGC CAAGTACAAACCTGCCGATGTTAAACCGATCTACTTAAAAAAAGAAGCCAAGACTAAACTCCGCTGA